The region TTAGAGCTTTTTCGTCATCTACAAAACGTATCTTGCTAACAGCTAATCTAAAAGACTCGCTAATTTGTTCGAACACTAATCACCTTTCTAAGTTGTTATTAAAGGGCGTATATTACTAAATAATTTCTTTATTGCTCTTTAAATTTCAAATTTATTAGATAGCTCAAATCCAAGAGAGTTAAATTCTCTTGGGATCGGCGCTTTAAATTTATAGTCTAAAAGAGCGATAGAATAGGCATGCAAGAACATTCTATTTGCCCTATTTTTGCCATATTTCTCATCGCCAACGATAGGTAAATTTAAACTAGCCAAATGCACTCTTATCTGGTGCGTCCTGCCTGTTTTTATGGCAACTTTTACAAGCGTTTTTTTACCCACAACCATGAGCGGTGAAATTTCACTGATCGCCTCTTTGCCATCTTTTGATATCTTTGAAAAGGCGCCATTTTTATTTTTTATCGTTAGGATCGGCTCATTTACGACCACCTCCTCGCTCATTATACCCCTAACTGCAGCCACGTAAATTTTATCAACCTTCATCTTTTTAAACTCATTTATCGCAAGGCTAGCAAATTCGTCATTTTTTACAAGAAGCAGCACCCCGCTCGTATCTTTATCGAGCCTGTGAAGGAGTGGAAATTTATAAATTTGACTGATTTTTTCGCTAGTTATGGCAGCAGGCTTATTGATGGCTATTAAATTTTCATCTTCAAAGATAATGCTTGGCTTTGGCATCTCCTCGACGCTAAATTTAGTATTTTCACTCATCAAAGCACGAGCTATCATTACCTTTTGCCCTTTGGCATAAACTAGACCGCTGTCAATTAGCTCCTTTGCCTCGTTGTTTGAGATATTTTTTTGTTTGGCTAAAATTTTATACGCTTTTTCTTCACTCATAAAGTGCTCCTTATATCTTCTATGATCGCATCAGAGCTTGCTTGCACAGTGATCTTGCTCTTTTTGGCATCACTATCTATTATACCGCCAATCTCGCTGGCTTTTGCGATGTAGATGTTTTCAACTAGGCTAAATAACGCCTTTTGGTTAAATATAAACTCACCACTTATTATTACTGGGTTAAATTGTGCGCACTCGATTGGATTATGCCCACCGATATTTGGTACAAAACTGCCTCCAAGCACTACTATATCGCTAATAGCATAGACATTTACAAGCTCGCCTAAAGTGTCAAGCAAATTTACTTTAGCTTCAAATTTATACGTTTGACTAAATTTCGCAAAGCTAAAATCATGCTTTTTAGCGTAGTCGCCTGCTATCTTCTCAACCTCTGTAAACCTCTCAGGATGGCGTGGAGCGATGATCAAGAGATCGTTTTCTTTTAAATTTAAATTTTGCAAAATCATCTCTTCTTCGCCTGTATGCGTGCTTGCTAGCACGATCACTCTAGCTTTTGGCTTTTCATAAATTTTACTCACGCTTGGCAAAAACGAAGCTTTTATGTTACCAACGACCTCTGTTTCACCTGCACCAAGTGACTTTAGCCGCTCTTTATCAAGCTCACTTTGAGCGTAAATCTTATCTATAAATTTAAAAAGATACCTATAAAAAAAGCCAAATTTCAAGTAGCTTTTGTAGCTTCTGTCTGAAATTCTCGCATTTATTAATATCACACGGCTGCCTTTTAGCTTTGCCATGAAAACTAGCATAAGCCAAAGCTCAGCCTCAAAAATAACTAAAATTTTGCTCTTTTTTAGCCAAAATGGCAAAAAAATTTCAAATGGCAAAAATCTCGCGTTAGAGCAAATTTTACTTGCCGCTTCAAAGCCAGTATTTGTCACCACACTTATGGCTTTGCTATCAAATTTTTGCATCAAAGGTTTAAGTGCTTGCACTTCACCAAACGAACAAGCGTGAAAATGCACATCTGCATCTTGAAATTTAGGATTATTAAAGAGGAAAAAACGTGCTGGAATCGACTTATGATACTTTTTTTTAAAACTTAAGATGAGTAGAAAGATAGCCCCAAATAGATAGAGTATTGAGGCTAGAAAGTAATATATTATTATCACGAAATGTGTTATTGCTCTTGTTTGTATAAAATTCTGCCACAATGCGGACATGTAACGATATCTTCGCCCTTGATAACAGCAGAGAAAGTTTTGTCATTTATCTGCATAAAGCAGCCATAACAAGCTTGTTTTTTTACAGGAACAACAGCCGTATTGTGAGCCCATTTTCTAATTTTTTCATAAAATGCCAAAATTTTTTGATTCATAGTGGCGATAAGCTTGTCTTTTTTAGCATAAACTTCTTCACGTTCTTTCCCGATATTTTCAAGTTCAGATGAAGTTTTGCTTTTTATATTTTTTAAATTCTCTTTAAGTTCAGCTTTTTTTGCACCAAGCTCATCTTTTTGACTATTTTTACTATCTATTAGCTTCTCAAGTCTAGCGATCTCCTCATTTGCAGCCTCAAGTTGCTCTTTTGCAATATCCTCTTCAAGACTTAGAGCTTTTATCTCCTTTTCGCTTTTTGCACTTGAGCTTTTTTTAGCTACATCTTTTATCTTTGCACTAAACTCGGCAATATGAGCATTTGTTCCTAATTTTTGAGATTTTAAGTCACTTACCTCTTCATCTAGTCTTTCTATATTAACCGTTATGGTTTCGCACTCTTCTTCTATATTTTTATAAGCCTTTTCTATGTCTTGAATGCGTGGTATAAAGCCATCTATTTGTTTATCAAGATCAGATAATTCAACTAATTGTTGTAAGTATTTATTCATAATGTTTCCTTTTTTTGTTAGCAATATGTAAATGGATTTTTAGAATTGCGTATTATAACTTCAATTTTCAGATTTTGCAAATATTTTGCTAAAAAATCACCAAAATAACGTTCACTTTCATAGTGATTTATATCGATTAAATTTAGCCCATTTTCCTTTGCATAAAGAGCTTGATGATACTTTAGATCGCCTGTCAAAAAGGCGTCTGCTTTTACATCTTGGATGAGATCTGCGCCACTTCCGGTGCAGATACAAATTTTAGAAATTTCATCTTTTGCATGAACCACTCTTAAATTTTCTAGCCCAAGTTTTTCTTTTACAAATTCACAAAGCTCGCTAAATTTCATCTTCACATCAGCATAGATCAAAAAGCCCTCTTTGTTTGAAATTTCAAGCCCCAAAACCTGCGTTACAAATTTTTCATTTAAAAATGCAAGGTCAGCGTTTGTATGAAGCGAGATGAGCGAGATATTTTTTATCATCATCTCTCTTATGAGTGAGCTTGGATAAAGGCTGTAGTCTAGGCTTTTTAGCTCCTTAAAAATGAGTGGATGGTGAGTGATGATGAGCGAATTTGGCAAGACATTTTGCAAAAGTTCGCTATCTAAATCAAGACTTAGATAAATTCGCTCAAATTCGCTATCAAATGAGCCAACTTGAAGGCCACTATTATCCCAAGGCTCTTGGCTCGCAAACGGGCAAATTTCATCTAGAATTTTATAAATTTCAGCTATTTTCATAAAATTTTACTTTTGCTCTAGGCTCTCTTTATAAGTTAGCGCACACTCTTTTGCAAGCTCTCGAATTTTTAGGATGTAGTCTTGCCTTTGCGTTACACTAATCGCTCCGCGCGCGTCAAGGACGTTAAATGTGTGAGCCGCAAGCATGCAGTAGTCGTAAGCTGGCAGTGAAATTTTAGCCTCTAAGCAGCGTTTGCACTCGTTAAATGCGTTTTCAAACTGGTTAAAAAGCATATCGACGTTTGCTACTTCAAAGTTATATTTACTCCACTCGTACTCACCTTGTTTGTGAACGTCGGCATAGGTTACGATATTGCCACCCCTATCGTCCCAAACGATGTCGTAGACGCTATTTACATCTTGTAGATACATGGCCAAACGTTCAAGGCCATATGTTATCTCACCAGAGATCAGCTCGCACGCGATGCCACCCACTTGTTGAAAATACGTAAACTGCGTCACCTCCATGCCGTCTAGCCAGACCTCCCAGCCTAGCCCCCAAGCGCCCAGCGTTGGGCTCTCCCAGTTATCCTCGACAAAGCGGATGTCATGATCTTTTAAATTTAACCCAAGCTTTTCAAGACTTTTTAGATAAAGCTCTTGGATATTTTCTGGACTTGGCTTTATGAGTACTTGAAACTGATAATAAGCGCCTAGGCGGTTTGGGTTTTCGCCATATCTGCCATCAGTCGGACGGCGGCTTGGAGCTACATATGCAGTAGCCCACGGCTTTGGCCCAAGGCTTCTTAAAAAAGTCGCTTGATGATAAGTACCAGCACCAGCTGGCATGTCGTATGGCTGAAGTATAACGCAACCTTGCTCTTGCCAATAGTTTTGAAGGGTTAATATTATTTGTGAAAATGTCATTGCTTTCCTTTTAAAATTTTACTTTACATAGTGTATAACTGCACCAGGTCCTAGCGGTAGATCAAAAATGTACCAAAACGACATTAGCGCTGTCCAAGAAATTAAAAATGCAACCGTATAAGGAAGCATAATAGAAACCACTGATCCGATTTTTAACTCTTTATTGTATTTTTGCATAAAAGCTACTATCAAAACAAAAAACGGCATCAAAGGCGTTATTATATTTGTAGTAGAGTCACCTATTCTAAAAGCAGCCTGTGTAAGCTCTGGCGAGAGTCCAAGATTCATAAACATTGGTACAAAAATCGGAGCCATCATCGCCCACTTTGCAGAATCAACAGCTATAAATAAATTTATAAAAGCGATCAAGAAAATAAAAACTATGATAAGGCTAAGTCCAGTTAATCCGATCTCTTTTAGAAAAATAGAACCTTTTATAGAAAGCACTAGCCCAATATTTGAGGTATTAAAAAGATATGTAAATTGGGCTGCGAAAAATATCAAAACCAAAAAACCTGATAGCTCAGAAATAGATTGTTCCATAAATTTTATGGCGTCATTACTGCTTTTTATACTCCTAGCACCTACACCGTAAGCGACACCTACCACTATAAAAAGTAACATCATAAAAACAACAATAGAATGCATAAAAGTAGATTTCATAAAGCTTTCATTGCCTTTTGCTCCAAATAAAGAGCCTGAAGGCAAAATAGCCACAAGCAATAAAATCACAAAAACAATCAACGCTATTAGCGAAAATTTTAAGCCACGTTTTTGCTCTGCACTTATCTCGCTATGCTCTTTTAGGCTAAAATCACCCAAAAAATCAAATTTACCAAGCCTAGGCTCTACGATTTTATCTGTCACAAACCAGCCAACAAATACGATCAAAAATGTCGAAGCGATCATAAAATACCAATTTGCAGTTGCTAGTACCACATAATCTGGATTTAACACGCTAGCTGCTTGCATAGAAAATGCCGCAAACATCGGGTCATTTGTACCGATTAATAAATTTGCCGACCAGCCACCGCTAACACCAGCAAAAGCAGCAGCTAGTCCAGCAATTGGATGACGACCAAATCCAGCAAATAAAATAGCTCCAAGCGGGATTAGCACAACATAGCCAACCGAGGAAGCAACATTTGACATTACACCAAGGAAAATAACGATTGGAGTTACCCATATTTTGGAAGATTTTAAGGCAATCTTTGTCATAAGTGCTGATAAAAGTCCAGACTTGTCTGCGATACCAATACCTAGAATAATCGCAAAAACTACTCCCAAAGGATAAAAATTAGTAAAATTTTTAAGCACAGACGAAACAAAAGATCTAAGACTATCAGCAGAAAGCAAATTTATAACATTTGCATTAAGCTGTGATATTTGTCCATCTTTGATAGCCTGGTAGCTTACACCAACGCCCATCTTTTCTAATACAAACGATATTATTATCGTAATAATCGAAAGATAGATAAAAAGCATAGTTGGATTTGGTAATTTGTTACCAAAATTTTCAATAAAACTTAAGATTGAACTATTGTTTTTTTTATTCATTTTTTCTAACCTAAAATAGATATAAAAATTTTTATCTCGTCACTGCTGTAAAGCTCAAAATCTGTTTCATAGGCTCTTTTTAGCTCACTACTTTCAAAATATTTCCAAATTTCACCCCAAAATTTTGCAACATTTTGCGGCTCTCTTGCAAAACTAAAAACGGCATATTTGCCACTTTTTATCTCTAAAATTTTATCACTTTTGTGGCTTAATTTTGTACCGATGAAGTTATCGTAATGTCCATCAAAATCGCTTTCATAGTTGCAGTAAACGCTATAAATTTCACTCTTGCCATCATAGTATTCACTCATAAATTTAGACCATAAAGCCGGAATTTTACCCTTGCCGTCTATCTCATCTTCATTTTTAGTGCGAGTTTTTACTCCGTAAATTTCAAAGCTATCTTCTAAATTTATAATCTTCATAAACTACTTTTGTCCGTTAAAATTTTCAACCGCTTGGTTCCACATGAGCTTGTATTTTCGTTTTAGAAATTCAACTTCATCTTGTGAAATTTTAAGCTGCTTTGTAAGCGTCTCGACTGTTTTTCTATCTTCATCATAGAGCTCTTGCATCGAAATGAGCGCCTCTTTTAAAAATTTATTCTCATTTCTTAGGGTTTCAAGCGTCTCATCCTTTGCGTCAAGCACCTTTTCGTGTAAATTTAATATCGTTCCAATCGTCTTTTCAACAAAGCTGATACCATCTTGGCCTTGCGGTTGCATAGATAAATTTTGCGAAACACTAGGCACCACACTCATCGTTCCTTCGCTCGCTTCTATCAAAATTTCTCCATTTTCCTCTTTGGTTTTCAAAACGCCACGATTTATCATATCTTCGATAACTTCACGCTCCAAGTGCACAAGTTTGCAAAATTCATCAACACCAAGATAAGTCTGCACCGCTTCTCCTTTTTACAGTATCACTTCAACCTTTGAAGAGTCTTCCTCTAAGGCCTTTATCTTTGCCTCTCTATCGGCTTTTAGAGCACTTGCTAGCCCCTCATCTTCAAGAGCTAAAATTTGCACCGCCAAATAAGCTGCATTTATAGCACCAGCCTTGCCGATAGCTAGAGTTGCCACTGGCATACCACTTGGCATTTGTACCGTTGAGTAAAGTGCGTCAACGCCGCTCAGAGCTGAGCCTGCCATAGGTATACCGATAACTGGCTTGGTTGTATTTGCAGCGATCGCTCCAGCTAAGTGAGCTGCCATGCCCGCAGCTGCAATAAATACTTTTGCGCCCTTTTTCTCAGCATTTGCGACGTACTCGCTCGTCCTTTTTGGACTTCTATGAGCTGAGCTTATTATCAACTCATATTTTACGCCAAATTTTTCTAGAGTTTTTGCCGCCTCGCTAACGATCTCATAGTCACTCTTGCTTCCCATTATAACAGAAACAAATTTCATATTTTCTCCCTCAAAAAGCTAAATTTTGGCAGCTTAACGCCAAGGTTTATCTCATTTTCATTACCGCTGTGAATTTCGCTCATGACCTTGCCTTTTTTAGTGATGAGTTGTTTAAATTTGATAAATTTTTTGCCATCTTGTGAATAGACCTTTGAAATTTCATTTTCACTATCTTCTATACGTGATCCAGTCGGCGCTACGATCTCATAGCTGTTTCCTGGAAAAATTTTATATTTACATTTAAAAAACTCGCCATCTTCGCTTATGGCATTTACCTGATGAGTGCCCTCCTCTAGGCTACTAACATGATTTTGCGTATCGGTTCGTTCATAAGGTCTATGCACCAAGTAGCCGTCCGTAAAGCCGCGATTTTTCAGTGTATTTATCTCATTTTCATAAATTTGCGCGTCAAATTTACCATCCAGTGCATCATCTATCGCCATTTTATAAGCTCTCGCTGTGCAAGCTGCGTAATACTCGCTCTTTGTGCGACCTTCTATTTTTAGGCTATCTATCACGCCGCTATCAACGATCTCTTTGATGTGCGAGATGAGGCAAAGATCCTTTGAGTTCATGATGTGAGTGCCATTTTCGTCCTCTTCTAAGCGAAAAAGCACGCCACTCTCTTCGTTTTTAGCGTATAGCTCATACTTAAATCTGCAGTCATTTGCACAGCTGCCGCGATTTGACATACGTCCGCTTTGCACTGAGCTTACTAAGCACCTGCCAGAGTAGGCAAAGCACATCGAGCCATGGACGAAAATTTCGATATCAAGAGTTGGAATTTCTTCTTTTATCTTTATGACATCTTTTAAGTTCATCTCGCGTGCTACGACGATACGTTTTGCGCCCATGTCATGATAAATTTTTGCATCAAGCATGTTCATGACATTTGCCTGAGTTGAGAGATGTATCTCGATATCAGGAGCGATGGCTTTTGCTAGACTCATAACGCCTGGAGTTGCGATGATAAAGGCATCTGGCTTCATAGCCGAGATAGTCTGCAAGTGCCTTTTTAGTGGCTCGATCTGAGAGTTAAAAGGAAAAGCATTTATGGTCGCATAAAATTTCTTTCCCTTTGCATGTGTGTAGTCTATCGCCTCTTTGAAAGTCTCAAGGTTAAACTCCCTTGCCGATCTAGTCCTTAGTGAAAAGCTAGCCACAGAGCCATAAACAGCGTCGGCTCCGTATTCAAGGGCGATTTTAAGTTTTGTTAAATTTCCAGCTGGAGATAAAAGCTCAGGCCTTTTTAGCACTATTTTTTACCCAAACTTTCTATCAAGGCTTCGATATCGTCGTTGCTCACTAAGTTTTCAGTCGTTGTATCGCCTGCGATGTGAACAGCAGAGCCAACACGTTTTTCATCGTCGATTTTACCTTCAAACAAGGTATTCATATATTTGCTAAGTGCCCTCATAACGTTGATAACACGCTCGATCTTTTGTCTATGGATGTCTTGATACTGCATCATATCCATAGCCATCATGATCTCATCTTGCCCCATTTGTAAATTTCCGATGATATTATCGATCGTGCCAAGAAGTGAGTTGTTTTTCTCTAAAGCCTCGCTAAATGCGGCAATCTTTGGAAATTTCTCACTTAGTGTCGTAAATAGCTCAATGTTTGAGTTTATCGCGTCTTTTAGGCTATTTGAGTCGCTCTCAGCGTCCATGAAAAAGTTATTTATCGTCTCAAGCTTGTCAAACATCTGAGTAGCTTTCTCTTCGCTATCTCTTGTTACATCGTCAAGCTGATGAACCATTTTGTGATCTTCCGTTGGTGGTGGTGGTGGCCAAACACCATCTGCACTCACTCTGTAATTTTCCGCATTCTTTGAATTGCTTTCTGATTTTGACTGTGGCTCATCTTTAGTATCGATTGCTTCTGCAACTTCTGTTACCTCGTCCATATCCTCTTTGACGTCCGCAACCTCTTGGCCAGCATCTTCTTTAGTATCATCTAACTCATCATCTAGCCCACCTGCCATAAGTGCGTCAAGTTCCTCTTGGGTCATAAAAGCTCCTAATAAAATTTGGCTTGATTATATAGGATTTAAATAAAAAGTAAGTTTAAAGGCAATGCTTTTATCTTTAAATTTATAAATTTTTAGATAGCATTTTTAAAAATAAACGACCTTAAAAGGCTAAAAATGACCGTCGATCTTCACAACCACACGCCACTTTGCAAACACGCAGTTGGCGAGCCAAGAGAGTATGTACAAAACGCAATAAAAGCTGGCACAAAATACTTTGGTTTTAGCGATCACGCACCGATGAACTACGATGAAGCTTACAGAATGAGCTTTGATGAAATGCAAGGCTATGAAGACGAAATTTTACATTTAAGAGATGAATTTAGTGGTGAGATAGAAATTTTGCTTGGCTATGAGATGGATTTTTTAGATGGATTTATGGATGAGCGAGTTTTTGCTAGAAAAGTTGATTACCTGATAGGCTCTGTGCATTTTTTTAATGGCTGGGCATTTGACAATCCAGAATTTATCGGTGGCTACGAGGGCAAAGACTTAGATCAAATTTGGCAAGAGTATTTTGATCATGTAGAAAGATCAGCCAAGCTTGGCAAATTTGATATTATGGGACATATCGATCTTTTAAAACTTTTTAAATTTTTGCCAAAAAAGGATGTTAGAATTTTGGCTAAAAATGCAGTAAATGCGATAAAAGAAGCAAATTTAGTTGTTGAGATAAATGCCGCTGGCTTTAGAAAACCTATCGGCGAGCAATATCCAAGCGTAAATTTACTTGAACTAATAGCCGAAAAAGATATAACCATCACCTTTGGCTCAGACGCTCACACAAAAGAGGATATCGGTAAAAATGGTGAAATTTGCGAGCAAATAGCTAGAGATTTAGGTTATTCAAAAAGTGCTATTTTTAAAAATAGAGATAGAGAATTAGTAAAATTTTAGATTGGGTTCAAATAAAATATAAATTTAATCTTAAATATTAGGTTTTATGATAGAATACGAAAAATTTAAAAATTAAAAGGAGAAAAAAGTGGGAAAATTCGTCCAAAATATAGATCATTTTTTTGATTTTTGTAAAGAAAATGAAGTCAAATTTGTAGATTTCAGATTTACTGATTTAGGTGGTGCTTGGCACAGCATTAGCTACAATATAAAAGCTGTTACGAAAGAAAATTTCACAAACGGTATCCCGATGGACGCTAGCTCTATGCATGGCTGGCAACCAATTGATAAGAGCGACATGATAATGAAGCCAGAAGCTACAACTGCATTTTTAGACCCATTTACTTCTGATATTACAGTCGTTGTTTTTTGCGATATTTACGACATTTACAAGGGTCAAATTTATGAAAAATGCCCTCGCTCAATTGCTAAAAGAGCAATGCAATATGTAAAAGATAGCGGTCTTGGTGACGAGGCGTATTTTGGCCCTGAGAATGAATTTTTTGTCTTTGATAACGTCAAAATCATCGATAGCCCAAACTGCGCGATGTATCAAGTAGATAGCGAAGAAGGCGAGTGGAACGATGCTACTGACTTCAAAGATAGCTACAACACAGGTCATCGCCCACGCAGAAAAGGCGGCTACTTGATGACTCAGCCAATCGACAGCATGGTAGATCTAAGAGCTGAAATGATGCAAGTTCTAGAGCAAGTTGGTCTTGAAGTCTTTTTAGGACACCACGAAGTCGCTCAAGGTCAAGGTGAGATCGGCGTGAAATTTGGCAATCTAGTCGAAGCCGCCGATAATGTTCAAATCTACAAATACGTCGTTCGCATGGTGGCTCACCTAAATGGCAAGACAGTTACATTTATGCCAAAACCACTTTATGGCGATAACGGAAGCGGCATGCACGTGCATCAATCAGTCTGGAAAGATGGTAAAAATTTATTCTACAAAGAAGGAAACTACGCAAATTTAAGTGATTTCGCAAGATACTACATTGGTGGCGTTTTAAAACACGCAAGAAGCGTTGCAGCCTTTACTAACCCAAGCACAAATAGCTACAAACGCCTAATCCCTGGCTTTGAAGCGCCATCTATCCTAACATACTCTAGTCAAAACCGCTCAGCGAGTATCCGCATACCTTATGGAGCTGGTGAGAAGTCAGTTAGGGCTGAGATGAGATTTCCAGATAGCACAGCAAACCCTTATCTAGCCTTTTCAGCGATGCTAATGGCAGGACTTGACGGCGTTAAACACAAATATGAGCCAGTTGGTCCGATGGATGAAAATTTATTTAAGCTTCATCTTGATGAGATCAGAGAGCGTGGCATAGAGCAGCTTCCACACACACTTCGTGGTAGCCTTGAAGCACTGATTCGAGATAATGAATACTTAAAACCAATAATGACCGATCTTTTCATCGACACTTATCAGCACATGAAATTTGAAACTCAGGTTTGGCCTTACGAAGCGCGCCCAACCGCTTATGAGTTTAAAACTTGCTTCTCTTGCTAAAACGCAATCTCCAAGCTCATTTTGGGCTTGGAGACTTTTTTAATCAAATTTAAAACATAAAATCTCCGTCGTACATATCAATGCATCTTACATTAATAATATGTAAATTTTTAATACATATAAAAATACAAAATATTTAGCGTAAAATTTTATGTATCTTATCTATACTTTAGTAAAAAGTAAACTAAAAGCGATTAGAAGCATAATAATCCCAACAAAAATTTCTAAAATTTTCCATGAAAATTCTTTTGCAAAAACTGGAGCGAGAACTCTTGCTCCATATCCTAAAGAAAAGAAGAAAAATAGCGATGCAAGACTAGCACCGATGCCAAAAATTATATTTTCATCTCCAAATTTTGTTGAAATAGATCCTATTAAAAGCATCGTATCAAGATAGACGTGAGGATTTAGCCAAGTAAAAGCAAGCGTCAAAAGCACTATTTTGCTAAATTTTGACTCGTGTTGCACACTAGGAAGAAGGCTTTTGGGATTTTTAAATGCACCATACAAACTCTTTAGACTATAGACAAATAAAAAGATAAAACCACCATATATGGCAACCTGTTTAAAAAACTCAAATTTTTGTAGCACTTTTGCAAAACCAAAAACTCCAGCAAATATAAGCAAGGCATCACCAAGTGCGCATATTAAGCAAACTGCAAAAACATGTTCCTTTTTTATACCCTGCTTCAAAACAAATGCATTTTGCGCGCCGATAGCCAATATTAAAGATAAACTTGTAAAAAATCCACTCCAAAATGCAGACATTTTCATCCTTTTTAAATTACCAATTATCTAAAATTTAACTAAAAGCAATCTAAAAGATCGAAAATTTTAACTATATGAAAAGGATAAATAATCATAAATTTATGCCTTTTTTTATAAAATCCTTGAACTTTATAAAAAGGATACCGCATTGCAAGCACTAGCTTTAAAATATCGCCCTAAAAATTTTGACGAGCTCATAGGTCAAGAAGCAGTTAGCAAAAGCCTAATACATGCACTTGACGAGGGTCGCATAAGCCACGCATATCTATTTTCTGGGCTTAGAGGCAGTGGAAAAACTTCAAGTGCCAGGATATTTTCAAAAGCTCTAGTATGCG is a window of Campylobacter concisus DNA encoding:
- a CDS encoding RluA family pseudouridine synthase, coding for MSEEKAYKILAKQKNISNNEAKELIDSGLVYAKGQKVMIARALMSENTKFSVEEMPKPSIIFEDENLIAINKPAAITSEKISQIYKFPLLHRLDKDTSGVLLLVKNDEFASLAINEFKKMKVDKIYVAAVRGIMSEEVVVNEPILTIKNKNGAFSKISKDGKEAISEISPLMVVGKKTLVKVAIKTGRTHQIRVHLASLNLPIVGDEKYGKNRANRMFLHAYSIALLDYKFKAPIPREFNSLGFELSNKFEI
- the waaA gene encoding lipid IV(A) 3-deoxy-D-manno-octulosonic acid transferase; protein product: MIIIYYFLASILYLFGAIFLLILSFKKKYHKSIPARFFLFNNPKFQDADVHFHACSFGEVQALKPLMQKFDSKAISVVTNTGFEAASKICSNARFLPFEIFLPFWLKKSKILVIFEAELWLMLVFMAKLKGSRVILINARISDRSYKSYLKFGFFYRYLFKFIDKIYAQSELDKERLKSLGAGETEVVGNIKASFLPSVSKIYEKPKARVIVLASTHTGEEEMILQNLNLKENDLLIIAPRHPERFTEVEKIAGDYAKKHDFSFAKFSQTYKFEAKVNLLDTLGELVNVYAISDIVVLGGSFVPNIGGHNPIECAQFNPVIISGEFIFNQKALFSLVENIYIAKASEIGGIIDSDAKKSKITVQASSDAIIEDIRSTL
- a CDS encoding zinc ribbon domain-containing protein, yielding MNKYLQQLVELSDLDKQIDGFIPRIQDIEKAYKNIEEECETITVNIERLDEEVSDLKSQKLGTNAHIAEFSAKIKDVAKKSSSAKSEKEIKALSLEEDIAKEQLEAANEEIARLEKLIDSKNSQKDELGAKKAELKENLKNIKSKTSSELENIGKEREEVYAKKDKLIATMNQKILAFYEKIRKWAHNTAVVPVKKQACYGCFMQINDKTFSAVIKGEDIVTCPHCGRILYKQEQ
- a CDS encoding Nif3-like dinuclear metal center hexameric protein, which gives rise to MKIAEIYKILDEICPFASQEPWDNSGLQVGSFDSEFERIYLSLDLDSELLQNVLPNSLIITHHPLIFKELKSLDYSLYPSSLIREMMIKNISLISLHTNADLAFLNEKFVTQVLGLEISNKEGFLIYADVKMKFSELCEFVKEKLGLENLRVVHAKDEISKICICTGSGADLIQDVKADAFLTGDLKYHQALYAKENGLNLIDINHYESERYFGDFLAKYLQNLKIEVIIRNSKNPFTYC
- the glyQ gene encoding glycine--tRNA ligase subunit alpha; this translates as MTFSQIILTLQNYWQEQGCVILQPYDMPAGAGTYHQATFLRSLGPKPWATAYVAPSRRPTDGRYGENPNRLGAYYQFQVLIKPSPENIQELYLKSLEKLGLNLKDHDIRFVEDNWESPTLGAWGLGWEVWLDGMEVTQFTYFQQVGGIACELISGEITYGLERLAMYLQDVNSVYDIVWDDRGGNIVTYADVHKQGEYEWSKYNFEVANVDMLFNQFENAFNECKRCLEAKISLPAYDYCMLAAHTFNVLDARGAISVTQRQDYILKIRELAKECALTYKESLEQK
- a CDS encoding AbgT family transporter, encoding MNKKNNSSILSFIENFGNKLPNPTMLFIYLSIITIIISFVLEKMGVGVSYQAIKDGQISQLNANVINLLSADSLRSFVSSVLKNFTNFYPLGVVFAIILGIGIADKSGLLSALMTKIALKSSKIWVTPIVIFLGVMSNVASSVGYVVLIPLGAILFAGFGRHPIAGLAAAFAGVSGGWSANLLIGTNDPMFAAFSMQAASVLNPDYVVLATANWYFMIASTFLIVFVGWFVTDKIVEPRLGKFDFLGDFSLKEHSEISAEQKRGLKFSLIALIVFVILLLVAILPSGSLFGAKGNESFMKSTFMHSIVVFMMLLFIVVGVAYGVGARSIKSSNDAIKFMEQSISELSGFLVLIFFAAQFTYLFNTSNIGLVLSIKGSIFLKEIGLTGLSLIIVFIFLIAFINLFIAVDSAKWAMMAPIFVPMFMNLGLSPELTQAAFRIGDSTTNIITPLMPFFVLIVAFMQKYNKELKIGSVVSIMLPYTVAFLISWTALMSFWYIFDLPLGPGAVIHYVK
- a CDS encoding GyrI-like domain-containing protein — its product is MKIINLEDSFEIYGVKTRTKNEDEIDGKGKIPALWSKFMSEYYDGKSEIYSVYCNYESDFDGHYDNFIGTKLSHKSDKILEIKSGKYAVFSFAREPQNVAKFWGEIWKYFESSELKRAYETDFELYSSDEIKIFISILG
- a CDS encoding DUF3972 domain-containing protein; the protein is MQTYLGVDEFCKLVHLEREVIEDMINRGVLKTKEENGEILIEASEGTMSVVPSVSQNLSMQPQGQDGISFVEKTIGTILNLHEKVLDAKDETLETLRNENKFLKEALISMQELYDEDRKTVETLTKQLKISQDEVEFLKRKYKLMWNQAVENFNGQK
- the purE gene encoding 5-(carboxyamino)imidazole ribonucleotide mutase, which produces MKFVSVIMGSKSDYEIVSEAAKTLEKFGVKYELIISSAHRSPKRTSEYVANAEKKGAKVFIAAAGMAAHLAGAIAANTTKPVIGIPMAGSALSGVDALYSTVQMPSGMPVATLAIGKAGAINAAYLAVQILALEDEGLASALKADREAKIKALEEDSSKVEVIL